A part of Nitrospirota bacterium genomic DNA contains:
- a CDS encoding DegQ family serine endoprotease, with amino-acid sequence MRSLVVLITGILLTLPFLVTVSDAQGPKISEQSVDLLTRTGQAMAEVTAAVKPGIVNILTTRTVKVGSGQDPFLDDPFFKRFFGDQFGRQRQQPREQKSSGLGSGVIVSPDGYIITNSHVVKDADEIKVTLTDKREFIGKIIGSDLKTEIAVIKIDAKGLPIVPWGNSDKLQVGEVVLAVGNPFGLNQTVTMGIVSALGRANVGIADYEDFIQTDAAINPGNSGGALVNVKGEVVGINTAIYSTSGGYQGIGFAIPSNMVKSIMESLIKRGKVVRGWLGVSIQKVTPELAKQFDLKDEVGALVGDVVEDGPAEKAGLQRGDIIFEYDGKKIEEPYILRNMVANALPGEQHTAKVLRDGKARTMTITIGELPADASQPLEAGDFQNALKGVSVQDMNPELAKKLKVPDKIRGVIVSDIEESSIAAGALMQGDVIQEVNRKKVIDVKSYKDVVAKIKKEESVLLLIFRGGSSLFVTLSQK; translated from the coding sequence ATGCGTTCGTTGGTCGTCTTAATAACCGGCATATTGTTAACACTGCCGTTTCTGGTCACCGTGTCCGATGCCCAGGGGCCTAAGATCTCAGAGCAGTCTGTTGATCTTCTTACCAGAACAGGACAGGCAATGGCAGAGGTAACAGCCGCCGTTAAACCAGGCATTGTAAATATCCTGACGACCAGAACGGTCAAGGTTGGCAGCGGACAGGACCCCTTTCTTGATGACCCTTTCTTCAAAAGGTTCTTCGGTGACCAGTTTGGACGTCAGAGACAGCAGCCCAGGGAACAGAAGTCATCCGGCCTTGGTTCCGGTGTCATCGTCTCCCCGGACGGATATATCATCACCAATTCCCATGTAGTGAAGGACGCTGATGAGATCAAGGTTACCCTCACCGATAAAAGGGAATTTATCGGCAAGATCATCGGCTCTGATCTGAAGACCGAAATAGCCGTGATAAAGATCGATGCAAAGGGCCTTCCTATTGTTCCTTGGGGCAACTCAGACAAACTGCAGGTCGGCGAAGTGGTCCTTGCCGTTGGAAACCCTTTTGGCCTCAATCAGACCGTAACTATGGGTATTGTGAGCGCCCTCGGAAGGGCAAACGTCGGCATAGCTGACTATGAAGATTTTATCCAGACAGACGCAGCTATCAACCCCGGCAACTCAGGCGGTGCACTCGTCAACGTAAAAGGTGAGGTTGTGGGCATCAATACCGCTATATACAGCACAAGCGGCGGTTACCAGGGGATCGGCTTTGCCATTCCGAGCAATATGGTGAAGTCCATTATGGAAAGTCTTATTAAGAGGGGCAAGGTTGTAAGAGGGTGGCTTGGTGTTTCGATCCAGAAGGTGACGCCGGAGCTTGCAAAACAGTTCGACCTGAAGGATGAGGTCGGTGCGCTCGTAGGGGATGTTGTTGAAGACGGCCCGGCCGAAAAGGCCGGACTGCAGAGGGGAGACATCATTTTTGAGTATGACGGCAAAAAGATCGAAGAGCCCTATATTCTGAGGAATATGGTCGCAAACGCACTGCCCGGCGAACAGCATACGGCAAAGGTTTTGAGAGACGGCAAGGCGAGGACCATGACGATAACCATTGGCGAGCTTCCTGCTGACGCGTCGCAGCCTCTTGAAGCGGGTGATTTTCAGAACGCCCTCAAGGGAGTCAGTGTTCAGGACATGAATCCCGAACTCGCAAAGAAACTGAAGGTCCCGGACAAGATCAGGGGGGTCATCGTCAGTGACATCGAAGAAAGCAGCATTGCTGCGGGAGCCTTGATGCAGGGAGATGTGATCCAGGAGGTCAACCGGAAGAAAGTCATTGATGTGAAGAGCTATAAGGATGTGGTCGCCAAAATTAAGAAAGAGGAATCTGTCTTGCTTCTCATATTCAGAGGAGGGTCTTCCCTCTTCGTTACGCTCTCGCAAAAATAG